A portion of the Corynebacterium heidelbergense genome contains these proteins:
- a CDS encoding UTP--glucose-1-phosphate uridylyltransferase, with translation MTSNDSTNAPSQPGHVRTVVVPAAGLGTRFLPATKTVPKELLPVVETPGIELIAKEAAAAGATRLAIITAPKKTGIMGHFDKHPELEETLAERGKTEQLDRVRAVDGLIDAVAVEQERPLGLGHAIGLSEQVLDDDEEAVAVLLPDDLVMPFGVLDKMIEVRKQYGGSVLCAFEVDPEDVSKYGVFDIEPSDDPDVKQVKAMVEKPDVKDAPSNFVATGRYLLGRQIFDALRNTKPGKGGEIQITDAIESLIQQGHPVHIVVHHGARHDLGNPGGYIRACVDFALRDDTYGPSLHRWLNKRVAEENALDSFEETFQEN, from the coding sequence ATGACTTCCAACGACTCCACGAACGCACCATCGCAGCCGGGCCACGTCCGCACCGTTGTGGTGCCAGCAGCCGGGCTGGGCACGCGCTTCCTGCCGGCCACCAAGACCGTCCCCAAGGAGCTGCTGCCAGTGGTGGAAACCCCGGGCATTGAGCTCATCGCCAAGGAAGCCGCCGCCGCCGGCGCCACTCGCCTGGCCATCATCACCGCTCCCAAGAAGACCGGCATCATGGGTCACTTCGACAAGCACCCCGAGCTGGAGGAGACCCTTGCCGAGCGCGGCAAGACCGAACAGCTCGACCGCGTTCGCGCCGTGGACGGCCTCATCGACGCCGTCGCCGTCGAACAGGAACGCCCCCTGGGCCTGGGACACGCCATCGGCCTGTCCGAGCAGGTCCTCGACGATGACGAAGAGGCCGTTGCTGTGCTCCTCCCGGATGACCTGGTCATGCCCTTCGGCGTGCTGGACAAGATGATCGAGGTGCGCAAGCAGTACGGCGGATCCGTGCTGTGTGCCTTCGAAGTGGATCCGGAGGACGTGTCCAAGTACGGCGTGTTCGACATCGAGCCCTCCGATGACCCGGACGTCAAGCAGGTCAAGGCAATGGTGGAGAAGCCGGACGTGAAGGATGCCCCCTCCAACTTCGTGGCCACCGGGCGCTACCTGCTGGGTCGCCAGATTTTCGACGCGCTGCGCAACACCAAGCCGGGCAAGGGCGGGGAGATCCAGATCACGGACGCCATCGAATCCCTCATCCAACAGGGCCACCCCGTCCACATCGTCGTCCACCACGGCGCCCGCCACGACTTGGGCAACCCCGGCGGCTACATCCGCGCCTGCGTGGACTTCGCCCTGCGCGACGACACCTACGGCCCCTCCCTGCACCGCTGGTTGAACAAGCGGGTCGCCGAAGAAAACGCCCTGGACAGCTTCGAAGAAACCTTCCAGGAGAACTAA
- the glp gene encoding gephyrin-like molybdotransferase Glp: MRSVEEQLSVISAAAVTPEPVRIAISEALGLRCAEQVEGTRSVPGFDQAAIDGFAVRAVDLRGLRDLRDTDYAHDVLQDADDGASLQDPEEIDGEPGEVGEERPDGPRRRGPAMTLPIVGEVTAGSHRPVRLQPRQAVRVYTGAPIPTLADALVPMDWAEVHGRHVAPLRPVAPGDFVHRKGSDVQPGDVVVEQGAVIGAAQVGLLAAVGRSKVLVYPRPRMSVLAFGAELVDIDREPGLGQVFDVNSYALAAAGREAGADVHRLGIMAGESRRLKDTIEGQLIRSEVVVIAGAVGGQASDRLREVLDELGGMEITRVAMHPGSVMGFGTLGPDKIPTFLLPPNPSAALVAFEVMVRPLVQIIRGQRQATRRIVQARTIASIESAPHRRGFIRGQLMRDRETREFLVDPLGAADRGEPTHLLGSHGQANCLIIVPTDETHVEPGHVVDVMFLTNRT; the protein is encoded by the coding sequence ATGAGATCTGTGGAAGAACAGCTATCGGTGATCAGCGCCGCTGCGGTGACTCCCGAGCCCGTGCGCATCGCGATCTCCGAGGCACTGGGGCTGCGCTGCGCTGAGCAGGTGGAGGGAACCCGGTCCGTTCCCGGTTTTGATCAGGCCGCGATCGACGGGTTCGCCGTGCGCGCCGTGGATCTGCGGGGCCTGCGGGATCTGCGGGACACTGATTATGCCCACGATGTTCTTCAGGACGCCGATGACGGGGCGTCTCTACAGGACCCCGAGGAGATCGACGGGGAACCCGGTGAAGTGGGGGAGGAACGCCCCGATGGGCCGCGTCGCCGTGGCCCGGCCATGACGCTGCCCATCGTGGGGGAGGTGACCGCCGGCTCCCACCGGCCCGTCCGCTTGCAGCCCCGACAGGCCGTGCGGGTGTACACGGGTGCCCCGATCCCCACGCTGGCGGACGCCCTGGTCCCCATGGACTGGGCCGAGGTGCACGGTCGACACGTCGCCCCGCTGCGGCCGGTCGCGCCGGGGGATTTCGTACACCGCAAGGGCTCGGACGTGCAGCCGGGGGACGTGGTGGTGGAGCAGGGCGCGGTGATCGGTGCGGCGCAAGTGGGGTTGTTGGCGGCGGTGGGCCGTTCCAAAGTGCTGGTTTACCCGCGGCCGCGGATGTCCGTGCTCGCCTTCGGTGCAGAGCTTGTGGACATCGACCGGGAGCCCGGGCTGGGCCAGGTGTTTGACGTCAATTCCTACGCCCTGGCCGCTGCCGGGCGGGAGGCGGGCGCCGATGTGCACCGGCTGGGCATCATGGCTGGGGAGTCCCGGCGGTTGAAAGACACGATCGAGGGGCAACTGATCCGCTCGGAGGTGGTGGTTATCGCCGGGGCTGTGGGCGGGCAGGCCAGCGACCGTCTGCGGGAGGTGCTCGACGAGCTCGGCGGAATGGAGATCACCCGGGTCGCGATGCACCCGGGTTCCGTCATGGGGTTCGGTACGCTGGGCCCGGACAAGATCCCCACGTTCCTGTTGCCACCCAACCCCTCCGCAGCGCTGGTCGCCTTCGAGGTCATGGTGCGCCCGCTGGTCCAGATCATTCGCGGGCAGCGCCAGGCCACCCGCCGCATCGTGCAGGCCCGGACGATCGCCAGTATCGAGTCCGCCCCGCACCGCCGAGGCTTCATTCGGGGCCAGCTCATGCGGGATAGGGAGACCCGGGAGTTTCTCGTGGATCCTCTGGGCGCCGCCGACCGGGGGGAGCCGACGCACCTATTGGGCAGCCACGGGCAGGCAAACTGCCTGATCATCGTGCCGACGGACGAGACCCACGTGGAACCCGGTCACGTTGTGGACGTGATGTTCCTGACCAACCGGACTTAG